The proteins below come from a single Cryptococcus gattii WM276 chromosome D, complete sequence genomic window:
- a CDS encoding uncharacterized protein (Similar to SGTC gene model, INSD accession EAL18317.1) has translation MSAIQRPSTPYPYTHTLVHGHTASYFQPHPLHHHASTQPLHFHMTKMPERVPPSLLHRVSSSSSSSIPRSPRLMPVSPPHPQPRPQPRSQPRSQLHSQPEPQPQPMASSSHLPETPLDRQISSCSSAYSPALPTTPPLLPTLIAPTPLTLPPSIMYPSSLDQVEELPSVGSEQLDKSQSHDGSAWQVQVQDEERGRKRSVDQETRFKRNQTPAILLEALKRLSNCAAAEENREHTPETEGGRERVLRSMVDGGAWVVVG, from the coding sequence GTACACGGCCACACCGCCTCGTACTTCCAGCCACACCCACTCCACCACCATGCCTCTACCCAGCCATTGCACTTTCACATGACCAAGATGCCAGAGAGGgttcctccttctctgctTCATCGCGtatcctcatcctcatcatcctctaTCCCCCGTTCACCTAGACTTATGCCGGTGTCCCCTCCACACCCACAACCACGACCACAACCACGCTCGCAACCACGCTCACAACTGCACTCACAACCAGAACCACAACCACAACCCATGGCGTCGTCGTCTCATTTACCCGAGACACCTCTTGACCGCCAAATCTCCAGCTGCTCATCTGCCTACTCTCCAGCTCTCCCTACCACACCACCACTTTTACCCACTTTGATCGCACCCACGCCACTCACACTCCCACCTTCTATCATGTACCCTTCATCTCTTGATCAAGTGGAAGAGCTTCCATCAGTCGGGTCGGAGCAGCTGGACAAGTCACAGTCACATGATGGTAGTGCGTGGCAAGTGCAAGTGCAAGACGAGGAGAGGGGGAGAAAAAGATCAGTAGATCAGGAGACGAGGTTCAAGCGCAATCAAACACCGGCAATCCTTCTAGAGGCGCTGAAGCGTCTTTCCAATTGCGCAGCTGCAGAAGAAAATAGGGAACACACACCGGAAACGGAAGGTGGGAGGGAAAGAGTACTTAGGAGTATGGTAGATGGAGGTGCATGGGTTGTTGTCGGTTGA